The following are encoded together in the Acipenser ruthenus chromosome 24, fAciRut3.2 maternal haplotype, whole genome shotgun sequence genome:
- the LOC131700588 gene encoding nuclear protein MDM1-like, whose product MPAVTAALHTNIRVKVKARLFVRRRKPQRPPCSQTAEMSSTEEKQLESSSTFEEPALLNQSHAERMRAARLRMQEQHNALARQHTVEQPRTGAVNPSSPSVDPHVKHNIPPKRENDPGLNRDQNDARRAAWLRMQDQMNADAEQYKAKLLEEEREKQEKEKLIEEEKRKQKIKKWESMQEGTSYQGHTKVTQPETREPTTAVKRRRDKKPLRQNDYNPLTGEGGRNYSYRSTRSNPSRGG is encoded by the exons ATGCCAGCTGTAACAGCCGCCCTGCACACAAACATCAGAGTGAAAGTAAAAGCGAGGCTGTTTGTAAGAAGAAG GAAACCACAGAGACCCCCCTGCTCGCAAACTGCAGAAATGAGTTCCACGGAAGAAAAACAA CTGGAGTCCAGTTCAACTTTTGAAGAGCCTG CACTTTTGAACCAGAGTCATGCTGAACGGATGAGGGCAGCTCGACTGAGGATGCAAGAACAGCACAACGCTCTGGCCAGACAACACACAGTAGAACAA CCCAGGACAGGTGCAGTCAACCCTTCCAGCCCTTCAGTAGATCCTCATGTCAAACACAATATACCACCTAAAAGAGAGAATG ATCCCGGTTTGAATAGAGATCAGAATGATGCCAGAAGAGCAGCTTGGCTGAGGATGCAAGACCAAATGAATGCAGATGCAGAACAATACAAAGCCAAACTG ctggaggaagagagggagaagCAGGAGAAGGAAAAGCTGATTGAAGAGGAAAAGAGAAAGCAGAAAATCAAAAAGTGGGAATCGATGCAAGAAGGAACGAGCTATCAGGGTCACACAAAAGTAACCCAG CCAGAAACAAGGGAGCCCACGACAGCTGTGAAGCGCAGACGAGACAAGAAGCCACTGCGGCAGAATG ACTACAACCCACTGACTGGAGAAGGTGGACGCAACTACTCGTACAGATCTACACGCAGCAACCCGTCCAGAGGGGGGTGA